Proteins from one Mesorhizobium sp. M9A.F.Ca.ET.002.03.1.2 genomic window:
- a CDS encoding sulfotransferase family 2 domain-containing protein has protein sequence MAIEIKQLAITYYPIPKSGSSSVKYALLALDGKEGSLSGFDPDNDVHGHLATNYVDPFFPTYDGHKGRFTIVRDPLERLLSAYSSRISDTRVLSRPDVDKEKLERLGIPVDPDFDTFIFNIEKYCACSWEIQFHVASPRYFTGCSLFLFEHVFKFEQMDKVEAFLSSAGGRPFDLPRLQVGGRKISPSDLSSAALAKAMRFCRYDYGFLVDHYDPQKWGGIPEGDAADPSTLHVFGDPAALRDGRIVYPRTPRNLFHFMSKRSLVEPRIIF, from the coding sequence ATGGCGATTGAAATAAAACAGCTCGCAATCACCTATTATCCCATTCCCAAGAGCGGCAGCAGCAGCGTCAAATATGCGCTCCTAGCGCTCGACGGAAAGGAAGGCTCGCTCTCCGGGTTCGACCCCGACAATGACGTTCACGGGCATTTGGCGACAAACTACGTCGATCCTTTCTTTCCCACGTATGACGGACACAAGGGTCGGTTCACGATCGTCCGCGATCCTCTGGAGCGGCTTCTCTCCGCCTATTCCAGCAGAATCTCCGACACTCGGGTTCTGAGCAGGCCGGACGTGGACAAGGAGAAGCTTGAAAGGCTCGGCATTCCGGTCGACCCGGATTTCGATACCTTCATTTTCAACATCGAGAAATACTGCGCATGTTCGTGGGAGATCCAGTTCCACGTGGCGTCGCCGCGCTATTTTACCGGGTGCAGCCTGTTCCTCTTCGAACATGTCTTCAAATTCGAGCAGATGGACAAAGTGGAGGCGTTTTTGTCCTCCGCGGGCGGACGGCCATTCGACCTGCCCCGGCTGCAGGTCGGCGGCAGGAAAATCAGCCCTTCGGATCTGTCATCGGCGGCGTTGGCCAAGGCGATGCGGTTTTGCCGCTACGACTATGGTTTTCTCGTCGACCACTACGATCCGCAAAAATGGGGAGGCATTCCTGAAGGCGATGCCGCGGATCCCTCAACGCTGCATGTTTTCGGCGATCCGGCAGCCTTGCGCGATGGCCGGATAGTCTATCCCCGAACGCCGCGCAATCTCTTCCACTTCATGTCCAAACGCTCGCTTGTTGAGCCGAGGATAATTTTTTAG
- a CDS encoding peptidoglycan recognition family protein produces MKRVICHWTAGSHSAGDTDKDAYHILVEGNGSLVRGRPSIMLNSGRVKSGYAAHTLNGNSGSIGVSVCCMAGAEERPFVAGQYPMTRTQWDALIVVVAELCKYYRIKVTPKTVLSHAEVESNLGIEQHGKWDFTHLPFDPTVVGARACGDRLRQQVMAAMGAMPDLPVRNGRDATLETAFRRLLDELWPILARGLEAGLNTLIREVLKRIR; encoded by the coding sequence ATGAAGCGGGTCATTTGCCATTGGACGGCTGGCTCGCATTCGGCAGGCGACACCGACAAGGACGCCTACCACATCCTGGTCGAGGGGAATGGCAGCCTCGTCAGGGGCCGGCCTTCCATCATGCTCAATTCCGGCAGGGTGAAATCGGGATACGCGGCTCACACCCTCAACGGCAACAGCGGCTCGATCGGGGTTTCTGTGTGCTGCATGGCCGGGGCGGAGGAACGGCCTTTCGTTGCCGGCCAATACCCGATGACGAGAACGCAGTGGGATGCGCTGATCGTCGTCGTTGCCGAGCTTTGCAAATACTATCGCATCAAGGTTACGCCGAAAACGGTCCTTTCCCACGCCGAGGTCGAGAGCAATCTCGGCATCGAGCAACACGGAAAGTGGGATTTTACCCACCTGCCCTTTGACCCGACGGTCGTCGGCGCGAGGGCCTGCGGCGACCGGCTGCGCCAGCAGGTCATGGCGGCAATGGGAGCGATGCCCGATCTGCCGGTCAGAAACGGCCGTGACGCAACTCTTGAAACAGCCTTCAGGCGTCTGCTCGACGAATTGTGGCCAATCCTGGCCAGAGGGCTCGAAGCCGGCCTCAACACGCTGATCCGGGAGGTCCTCAAACGGATCAGGTAG
- a CDS encoding GlsB/YeaQ/YmgE family stress response membrane protein produces MSILSWIILGVIAGFLGSKIVNKSGQGLVLDIVLGIVGALIFSAFGASGVTGLNIYSLIVAVIGAVVVLWAYHQFTGKRAL; encoded by the coding sequence ATGTCAATATTAAGCTGGATCATCCTAGGCGTCATCGCCGGTTTTCTTGGCAGCAAGATCGTCAACAAGAGCGGGCAGGGCCTTGTGCTCGATATCGTGCTCGGGATCGTGGGCGCGCTGATCTTCAGCGCCTTTGGCGCATCAGGCGTTACCGGCCTCAACATCTACAGCCTGATCGTCGCCGTGATCGGTGCAGTGGTTGTTCTTTGGGCCTATCACCAGTTCACCGGGAAGCGGGCTCTTTAA
- a CDS encoding YidB family protein, whose amino-acid sequence MGLFDNAVPGGNVAKPLMIALGALLVGKMLSGKSADQTDQAQSPAPAPSPSGTATSADGGLLGGLGGLLDRLKDAGHGNTADSWVGTGQNRPIQANDLGNALGPQVIREIAQRTGLNEQDLLKQLSAALPGIVDQLTPNGQVPQQHQVASIFSKFAS is encoded by the coding sequence ATGGGACTGTTTGACAATGCCGTTCCCGGCGGCAACGTCGCCAAGCCGCTGATGATCGCGCTCGGTGCGTTGCTGGTTGGAAAAATGCTGAGCGGCAAAAGTGCCGACCAGACGGACCAGGCTCAAAGCCCCGCCCCCGCCCCTTCCCCATCGGGAACGGCCACATCCGCCGATGGCGGCCTGCTCGGCGGACTTGGTGGCCTGCTCGACAGACTGAAAGACGCCGGCCACGGCAATACCGCCGATTCGTGGGTCGGCACTGGGCAGAACCGGCCGATCCAGGCCAACGATCTGGGCAATGCGCTAGGCCCACAGGTCATTCGCGAGATCGCGCAAAGGACAGGACTGAACGAGCAGGACTTGCTCAAGCAATTGTCCGCGGCCTTGCCGGGTATCGTCGACCAGCTGACGCCGAACGGCCAAGTCCCGCAGCAGCATCAGGTCGCGTCGATATTCAGCAAATTCGCCAGCTAG
- a CDS encoding RNA methyltransferase, with amino-acid sequence MSNKSGTPKDTHYAKLRRAHRDEKAGGAPAFRPRQPVPPGENAADGLVRLYGLHTVRAALDNPRRRIKKMLVTRNAAERLDITDLAALPFNAEMVEPKDIDKVTGSDAVHQGVLIEVEPLKAKRLDALGDTRLVLVLDQVTDPHNVGAILRSAVAFGAGALITTARHSPQESGVLAKSASGALEHIDQIEVKNLADALGQLHDAGFQTIGLDSDGPAELEKSFAGQKIALVLGAEGKGLRQKTRETVTTLARLDMPGAIRSLNVSNAAAVSLYAARKFLG; translated from the coding sequence ATGAGCAATAAGTCAGGCACACCCAAAGATACCCACTATGCCAAGCTGCGCCGCGCCCATCGCGACGAGAAAGCCGGCGGCGCGCCGGCGTTCCGGCCGCGCCAGCCAGTGCCGCCCGGCGAGAACGCCGCCGACGGGCTGGTGCGGCTTTACGGCCTGCACACGGTGCGGGCCGCACTCGACAATCCGCGCCGGCGGATCAAGAAGATGTTGGTGACGCGCAACGCGGCCGAGCGGCTTGATATCACCGACCTCGCAGCCCTGCCCTTCAACGCAGAGATGGTGGAGCCGAAGGATATCGACAAGGTCACCGGCTCCGATGCCGTGCATCAAGGCGTGCTGATCGAGGTCGAGCCGCTGAAGGCCAAGCGCCTCGATGCGCTCGGCGACACAAGGCTGGTGCTGGTGCTCGACCAGGTCACCGACCCGCACAATGTCGGCGCGATCCTGCGCTCGGCCGTCGCCTTCGGCGCCGGCGCGCTGATCACCACGGCGCGCCACAGCCCGCAGGAATCGGGCGTGCTGGCGAAATCGGCCTCCGGCGCGCTGGAGCATATCGACCAGATCGAGGTGAAGAACCTCGCCGATGCGCTCGGCCAGTTGCACGATGCTGGCTTCCAGACCATCGGCCTCGATTCGGACGGACCGGCGGAACTCGAGAAGAGCTTTGCCGGGCAAAAGATCGCGCTGGTGCTGGGCGCCGAAGGCAAGGGCCTGCGCCAGAAGACGCGCGAGACGGTGACCACGCTCGCCCGGCTCGACATGCCCGGCGCCATCCGCTCGCTCAACGTGTCGAACGCCGCGGCGGTGAGCCTTTATGCGGCGAGGAAATTTCTGGGGTAA